In one Sphingobacterium daejeonense genomic region, the following are encoded:
- a CDS encoding DUF5008 domain-containing protein: MKNHILFILFGLLFLGLLSCSKETELHSEPYQEGKPTLGVVLERTQKPSPETGGPGTQVKIKVTGLSSYKDKAVFTFNGQQAEIVSITDQEITVKVPEFASTGITTIMIDDVIFYGPNFSVQGKVKLDPTWQAKYGATGGGIYKMLTTTEDKRIFIGGFNNYENKR, from the coding sequence ATGAAAAATCATATTTTATTCATTTTATTCGGTTTATTATTCTTAGGGTTACTTTCATGCTCCAAAGAAACAGAACTTCATTCTGAACCTTATCAGGAGGGAAAACCTACTCTGGGCGTAGTCCTAGAAAGGACACAAAAACCTTCACCTGAAACTGGAGGACCTGGAACTCAAGTTAAAATCAAAGTCACAGGATTATCCTCGTACAAAGATAAAGCTGTATTTACTTTTAATGGACAACAAGCAGAAATAGTATCCATAACAGACCAAGAAATTACAGTAAAAGTGCCTGAATTTGCTAGTACAGGTATTACCACAATAATGATCGATGATGTTATCTTTTATGGACCAAACTTCTCCGTTCAAGGTAAAGTAAAATTAGACCCTACTTGGCAAGCTAAATATGGTGCAACTGGAGGTGGAATTTATAAAATGTTGACCACAACGGAAGACAAAAGAATATTTATAGGTGGATTTAATAACTATGAAAATAAAAGGTAA
- a CDS encoding DUF1573 domain-containing protein, translating into MRVAVVQRPTYTTTPILPGKEGEITVEFNSAGQVGQQQKIITIASNAESNITTVQLKGTVEAI; encoded by the coding sequence CTGCGAGTTGCGGTTGTACAACGCCCTACTTATACAACTACTCCGATTTTACCAGGAAAAGAAGGTGAAATAACCGTAGAATTCAATAGTGCAGGTCAGGTTGGCCAACAACAGAAAATTATTACAATTGCTTCAAATGCAGAGTCAAACATTACAACAGTTCAATTGAAAGGTACTGTCGAAGCAATCTAA
- a CDS encoding RagB/SusD family nutrient uptake outer membrane protein, which produces MKNLIKNKISVIGLSLAFLFSFQACKDYLNIEPIDRLTGNNFYLSKKDVESNLAFIYARFFEKINETWVMGAIGEARSGEIFVSEGANSYNSRKVIEVLGKNNILEAMYNPNYDWYKIREITKWDKYYEVIQSVNILISKLEEGIPGVTGSDQDRYMAEAKFIRSFTYFWMVRLYGDVPYYTEAYHTEPMPREKMVTVLNNCIADLSPQKDLMPWSLNDPGLRGARPAKGAIIALLMHMNMWNASLILETSRNIILKQ; this is translated from the coding sequence ATGAAGAATTTGATTAAAAATAAAATATCAGTAATTGGATTAAGTTTAGCATTCTTATTCTCATTCCAAGCCTGTAAAGACTATTTAAACATTGAACCCATAGACCGTTTGACTGGGAATAATTTCTACCTTTCAAAAAAAGATGTTGAATCAAATCTAGCTTTCATTTATGCAAGATTTTTTGAAAAAATAAATGAAACCTGGGTAATGGGTGCAATTGGTGAAGCTAGATCGGGTGAGATATTTGTCTCCGAAGGAGCTAATAGCTACAATTCCCGTAAAGTTATCGAGGTTTTAGGTAAGAACAATATTCTTGAAGCTATGTACAATCCTAACTATGATTGGTACAAAATACGAGAAATCACAAAATGGGACAAATACTACGAAGTAATTCAAAGTGTCAATATTTTGATCAGCAAATTAGAGGAAGGAATACCAGGCGTAACAGGATCTGATCAGGATAGATATATGGCTGAGGCCAAATTTATCCGAAGTTTCACTTATTTCTGGATGGTCAGATTATATGGTGATGTACCATATTATACAGAAGCATATCACACGGAACCAATGCCGAGAGAAAAGATGGTTACAGTGTTGAATAACTGCATTGCTGATCTTTCACCACAAAAAGACTTAATGCCATGGTCATTGAATGACCCTGGACTGCGTGGTGCAAGACCTGCCAAAGGTGCAATAATCGCCCTATTGATGCATATGAATATGTGGAATGCAAGTTTGATCCTGGAAACAAGCAGAAATATTATACTGAAGCAGTAA
- a CDS encoding PKD domain-containing protein, which yields MNLTKYVYVCFLFVLLFSSCKKDDEGVPEIIETEPKPTAAFTFALVNQNDPFTYKFDNKATNYKETRWSFGDDSTSSTVAPTHTFLNTGTYVVKMIALNGDGYWAQREETIRISAANLIKVNTKTVGSGKLNLSFETPMAVSKTEWKDGYNNNSPVLSSEKTIDLEFEPGAFKEVQLKLTTSKGSEAALNLFVSELGLIKDVTTFENSFSVSHENSGGPDAGEGSKKND from the coding sequence ATGAATTTAACTAAATATGTATATGTCTGTTTCTTATTTGTACTGTTGTTCAGTTCCTGTAAGAAAGATGATGAAGGTGTTCCGGAAATAATTGAAACGGAACCAAAACCAACTGCTGCTTTTACATTTGCATTGGTGAACCAGAATGACCCGTTTACTTATAAATTCGACAATAAAGCCACGAATTACAAAGAAACTAGATGGTCTTTTGGAGATGATAGTACTTCTTCAACGGTGGCTCCTACCCATACTTTCCTGAATACAGGAACTTATGTTGTCAAGATGATTGCCTTAAATGGTGATGGTTATTGGGCTCAGCGCGAAGAAACAATACGTATATCAGCAGCAAACTTAATTAAGGTCAATACCAAAACAGTAGGATCTGGAAAACTAAACCTTTCGTTCGAAACTCCAATGGCTGTTAGTAAGACCGAATGGAAAGATGGCTATAACAATAACTCCCCTGTTTTGAGTTCGGAGAAAACTATAGACCTTGAATTTGAACCCGGTGCATTTAAAGAAGTTCAGTTGAAATTGACAACCTCAAAAGGTTCGGAAGCAGCTTTGAATCTCTTTGTTTCAGAATTGGGCTTGATTAAAGATGTTACGACTTTTGAAAATTCATTCTCAGTTTCTCACGAAAACAGTGGCGGACCAGATGCTGGAGAGGGATCTAAAAAAAATGATTGA
- a CDS encoding TonB-dependent receptor domain-containing protein codes for MVISRVVVGSYPNFRNEKALSFALSASYGYKSRYLLDLSYRLDGSSANGFENQYTKNPAIGVRWNAHHEEWIKSIPWINLASIRLTWGVNVMPTSTLERIYGKYNISGLYNQIPGIGIDYEFIPNPNLKPTTSMQYNAGLDLNLFNNKVEIIYDTYYKKVDNLLFESFLSNEVGFDKLYSNDAGVANYGHEFAINLRPLSSASDFSWTFSINGAYNRDVLLQLPSSFRGQFIKWGRFLGAITYGQSCWNSRFV; via the coding sequence ATGGTTATTTCTCGCGTGGTGGTGGGGTCCTATCCAAATTTTAGAAATGAAAAAGCACTATCATTTGCTCTGTCTGCTTCTTATGGCTATAAAAGCAGATATTTGCTCGATCTTTCTTATCGTTTAGATGGCTCCTCAGCAAATGGTTTTGAAAATCAATACACCAAAAACCCCGCAATTGGAGTAAGATGGAATGCTCACCATGAAGAATGGATAAAATCTATACCTTGGATAAATCTTGCATCAATAAGACTTACATGGGGTGTAAATGTAATGCCAACAAGTACTCTGGAAAGAATTTATGGTAAGTACAATATTTCAGGGTTATACAACCAAATTCCAGGGATAGGTATTGATTATGAGTTTATCCCTAATCCAAATTTAAAACCAACAACCTCAATGCAATATAACGCTGGTTTGGATTTAAATCTTTTCAACAATAAAGTCGAGATCATTTATGATACTTATTATAAAAAAGTAGATAATTTATTGTTTGAATCCTTTTTAAGTAATGAAGTAGGATTTGATAAACTATATTCTAATGATGCTGGAGTTGCCAATTATGGACATGAATTCGCAATTAATTTAAGACCTCTTTCAAGTGCAAGTGATTTTAGTTGGACTTTTTCGATCAATGGAGCATATAATCGAGATGTTTTGTTGCAACTACCTTCTTCATTTAGAGGCCAATTTATCAAGTGGGGGCGATTCTTGGGAGCAATTACATATGGTCAATCGTGTTGGAACTCCCGCTTTGTCTAA
- a CDS encoding DUF1573 domain-containing protein yields the protein MKKLILTCLSATVFFASCNQGAKNSEGNTTENTTSATADSNDGIGKMDFKETVYDFGNIKEGEVVKHVFKFENTGTSPVILSQVSASCGCTTPYLYNYSDFTRKRR from the coding sequence ATGAAGAAACTAATTTTAACGTGCCTTTCGGCAACAGTATTCTTCGCTTCTTGTAACCAAGGGGCTAAAAATTCTGAAGGAAATACAACAGAAAACACGACTTCAGCAACAGCTGATAGTAATGACGGAATTGGGAAAATGGATTTTAAAGAAACTGTTTATGACTTCGGAAATATCAAAGAAGGAGAGGTCGTGAAGCATGTTTTTAAGTTCGAGAATACAGGAACTAGTCCGGTGATCTTGTCACAAGTTTCTGCGAGTTGCGGTTGTACAACGCCCTACTTATACAACTACTCCGATTTTACCAGGAAAAGAAGGTGA
- a CDS encoding carboxypeptidase-like regulatory domain-containing protein, with amino-acid sequence MKLKKLIILILSIFSLQIASAQNQEVRGRVVDESNNGIGGVTILNAANNRAITATSDNGNFAISVAPNTTLLFKAVGFAQRRITVRANQTSLKRTDEFHPRSSGRSRSAWICGTQKRNFYRILLFTWRKRLA; translated from the coding sequence ATGAAATTGAAAAAACTAATTATATTAATCCTAAGCATATTTAGCCTTCAGATCGCATCTGCACAAAACCAAGAGGTGCGAGGAAGAGTGGTTGATGAATCCAATAACGGTATTGGAGGAGTTACCATCTTAAATGCAGCAAATAATAGAGCAATTACTGCAACCTCTGATAATGGAAATTTTGCCATCAGCGTGGCGCCAAATACAACTCTTTTGTTTAAAGCTGTGGGATTTGCACAAAGAAGAATTACAGTCAGAGCAAACCAAACAAGCCTAAAACGTACAGATGAGTTCCACCCAAGATCAAGTGGAAGAAGTCGTAGTGCGTGGATATGTGGCACGCAAAAAAGAAACTTCTACCGGATCCTCCTATTCACTTGGAGAAAAAGACTTGCGTGA
- a CDS encoding fasciclin domain-containing protein, whose protein sequence is MKRIFKIQQIMLFFLGLIIFTACNKDDYYEDGGLAQAKYDGSILQYLETNPVMFDSVVQVIKLAGLEETFQNEEFTFFAPSDRNIRTLITNRLNPTLFADGLDTIKTLDEIEPSIWRKHLLKYMFKGKNLLQDYPQIDFDLKGTYPGQNYISYSGYVSNIGVVFNDVIQTDDAGNEISRLKYRGYRQIWLSYIHDYTEPDVYISCPISTSDIQPNNGVIHVINYTKSWFGLTPNSNDFVEDVKQSQR, encoded by the coding sequence ATGAAAAGAATTTTTAAAATCCAGCAAATAATGCTCTTCTTTTTAGGACTCATAATTTTTACAGCTTGTAATAAAGATGATTATTACGAAGATGGAGGATTGGCACAAGCTAAATATGATGGCAGCATTCTACAATACTTGGAAACAAACCCAGTAATGTTTGACTCTGTTGTTCAAGTCATAAAATTAGCAGGTTTAGAGGAAACTTTTCAAAATGAAGAGTTTACATTTTTTGCACCATCAGACAGAAATATCAGAACGTTAATAACAAACAGATTAAACCCAACTTTATTTGCCGATGGTTTAGATACGATTAAAACATTGGATGAAATTGAACCGTCGATTTGGAGAAAGCATTTACTAAAATACATGTTCAAAGGGAAAAATTTATTGCAAGATTACCCTCAAATTGATTTTGATCTTAAAGGAACTTATCCTGGACAAAATTATATCTCATATTCGGGATATGTATCTAATATTGGAGTTGTGTTTAATGATGTAATACAAACTGATGATGCAGGAAATGAGATATCAAGATTAAAATATAGAGGATATAGACAAATTTGGTTGTCCTATATCCACGATTACACGGAACCTGATGTCTATATAAGTTGCCCTATTTCAACATCAGATATACAACCAAATAATGGAGTTATTCATGTTATTAATTACACAAAATCGTGGTTTGGATTAACTCCTAATTCAAATGATTTTGTGGAGGATGTTAAACAAAGCCAACGCTAA
- a CDS encoding DUF1735 domain-containing protein gives MKTMFKLFKYIYIPILCCLTLISCKDTALEDFSIKPGSATTVGSGDIAGGITKTNEQVTVPVSIKLSTPATKAFDVNLAVNQKAAADHIKSKNLGSNYIAVKAESIYLPNSAKVNFGADSTVFSLTITRTEIEKYFGKNVVIGYDITNAGKGNAIDKNNATGVIILKVNDLITESDIHFLSLINGAGMVFGSKKPSKL, from the coding sequence ATGAAGACCATGTTTAAATTATTCAAGTATATATACATACCTATTCTTTGCTGCTTAACCTTAATTAGTTGTAAGGATACGGCATTGGAAGATTTCAGTATTAAGCCAGGTTCAGCAACGACCGTCGGCTCGGGGGACATTGCAGGTGGAATTACGAAAACCAATGAGCAAGTTACAGTGCCTGTAAGCATAAAACTGAGCACTCCAGCGACAAAGGCTTTTGATGTAAACCTTGCCGTAAACCAAAAAGCAGCTGCTGACCATATCAAATCAAAAAATCTTGGCAGTAATTATATAGCTGTTAAAGCTGAATCTATTTATTTACCAAATAGTGCAAAAGTAAATTTTGGAGCTGATTCAACAGTTTTTAGCCTCACGATTACAAGAACAGAAATTGAAAAATACTTCGGCAAAAATGTAGTGATTGGATATGATATTACCAATGCTGGAAAAGGAAATGCGATCGATAAAAACAATGCCACAGGCGTCATAATTTTAAAAGTAAATGATTTGATCACCGAATCAGATATTCACTTTCTTTCGCTAATAAATGGTGCGGGGATGGTTTTTGGAAGCAAAAAACCAAGTAAACTATGA
- the yajC gene encoding preprotein translocase subunit YajC codes for MISTILLQAGGSGFTQLIPMVLIIVVFYFFMIRPQMKKQKEHKKYIEEIGVNSRVVTTAGIHGRIVEVSDKTFLVDVGNGVKIRFDKTAISLEASKALNTTEVK; via the coding sequence ATGATTTCAACAATTTTATTACAGGCAGGAGGAAGTGGATTTACTCAACTTATTCCTATGGTATTGATCATTGTGGTTTTCTATTTCTTTATGATTAGACCACAAATGAAGAAGCAAAAAGAACACAAAAAATATATCGAAGAAATAGGTGTTAACTCAAGAGTTGTAACTACAGCTGGTATCCATGGCCGTATCGTAGAGGTTAGCGACAAGACTTTCCTAGTAGATGTTGGTAACGGTGTTAAAATCCGTTTTGACAAAACTGCTATTTCTTTGGAAGCTTCAAAAGCTTTGAATACTACAGAAGTTAAATAG
- a CDS encoding RagB/SusD family nutrient uptake outer membrane protein produces MERERELIGEGIRYFDLIRTRRIMSAEWTMSPLTLDQYNRGGWTWPIDASALNNNPYMQLNQYWTTIGR; encoded by the coding sequence TTGGAAAGAGAAAGAGAATTGATTGGGGAAGGAATTCGGTATTTTGACCTCATCAGAACCAGAAGGATTATGAGTGCAGAATGGACGATGAGTCCATTGACGCTCGATCAGTATAATAGAGGTGGTTGGACCTGGCCTATAGATGCCTCGGCTCTCAATAATAACCCATACATGCAATTAAATCAATATTGGACAACAATTGGACGTTAA
- a CDS encoding LamG-like jellyroll fold domain-containing protein, translating into MKKRILNSISAIVLTILGLNLVSCQEEFSKVIPENNSDSVDVIYGTPKVLLLIVDGARGESVRTSNITNINAILPHSIYSWVSLSEENAAGITSNWANMFTGVNYTKHGVRDNNLENNKFDAYPLLPERIKESSGDTIKMSMISPNAVFLETFGANTKAQKASNDDDVTAKVLTDLKDEKLSFITGHFTAVDAAGKAGGYDVSKPAYKAAIEKFDGQVGQMIKALEARPNYAKENWMVIITSSQGGEYEIPANQNDNTIFSNAALNTFTIIYSPKYSTKFIGKPFIGNKYIGDFMRFERENYAQLDSGENKYFNLDKKDFTIEIKIKKNKGRDNNYSFSYPSIIGKRKHFQGGWGEDPEGIGWVIHLAGESWIFNARGDSGTGEVKADKNLNRGTWNSIAITGQTVDGKRTVKLFTNGELSKEADITGWGSITSSARFRIGFLETFEGWRSDAYLADVKIWQATLSPETVKQYSCEIGVEENHPNFADLVAYYPMNSKDGSMLRDEGPLGAHLKTHGDYPITNLNDFICAPSSEVLSAAVPRNIDIPTQIISWLKVPRQLSWGLDGRVWIDK; encoded by the coding sequence ATGAAGAAACGTATTTTAAATTCGATATCAGCCATAGTGCTGACCATACTGGGCCTAAATCTGGTCTCTTGTCAAGAGGAATTCAGCAAAGTTATCCCAGAAAACAATTCAGATTCAGTAGATGTAATCTATGGAACACCTAAAGTGCTATTACTAATAGTAGATGGTGCTCGTGGAGAATCAGTTAGAACATCCAATATCACAAATATCAATGCCATACTGCCCCACTCCATTTATTCCTGGGTATCTTTAAGTGAAGAAAATGCTGCAGGAATAACTTCCAATTGGGCAAATATGTTTACAGGTGTCAACTACACTAAACATGGGGTTCGAGACAATAATTTAGAGAACAATAAATTCGATGCCTACCCCTTATTGCCTGAAAGAATCAAGGAAAGTTCCGGGGATACCATCAAAATGAGCATGATCAGCCCTAATGCTGTATTTTTGGAAACATTTGGCGCAAATACCAAAGCTCAAAAAGCATCCAATGATGATGATGTTACCGCCAAAGTATTAACAGATTTAAAAGATGAAAAACTATCTTTTATAACAGGTCATTTCACAGCAGTAGATGCTGCAGGTAAAGCTGGTGGTTATGATGTTTCTAAACCAGCATATAAAGCTGCAATCGAAAAATTCGATGGACAAGTTGGCCAAATGATCAAAGCTTTGGAAGCTAGACCAAACTATGCCAAAGAAAATTGGATGGTAATCATAACCTCTAGCCAAGGCGGAGAATATGAGATCCCTGCAAATCAAAATGACAATACTATATTCAGCAATGCTGCACTAAATACCTTTACAATTATTTATTCCCCAAAATATTCAACCAAATTTATTGGAAAACCATTTATTGGAAATAAATATATCGGTGATTTCATGCGATTTGAAAGAGAAAATTATGCACAATTAGACTCTGGAGAAAACAAGTATTTCAACCTCGACAAAAAAGATTTCACCATAGAAATTAAGATCAAGAAAAACAAAGGCCGCGACAATAACTATTCCTTCTCCTATCCTTCAATCATCGGAAAGCGCAAGCACTTTCAAGGGGGTTGGGGTGAAGATCCGGAAGGTATCGGCTGGGTAATTCACCTTGCTGGTGAATCCTGGATTTTCAACGCACGTGGTGATAGCGGAACTGGTGAGGTAAAAGCAGACAAAAACCTCAACCGAGGAACATGGAACTCCATTGCTATTACCGGACAAACAGTGGATGGCAAAAGAACGGTCAAATTGTTTACCAATGGAGAACTTTCCAAGGAAGCCGATATTACAGGATGGGGATCAATTACCTCTTCAGCAAGATTTAGAATCGGTTTCTTGGAAACATTTGAAGGATGGAGATCCGATGCATATCTAGCTGATGTAAAGATATGGCAAGCAACACTGTCTCCAGAAACTGTCAAACAATATAGCTGTGAAATTGGTGTCGAAGAAAACCATCCAAATTTTGCTGATTTAGTAGCTTATTATCCAATGAATAGTAAAGATGGTAGTATGCTAAGAGATGAAGGACCGTTGGGAGCTCACCTAAAGACACATGGAGACTACCCTATTACCAATCTCAATGATTTTATCTGTGCGCCTTCATCTGAAGTGTTGAGTGCGGCAGTACCTAGAAATATTGATATACCTACTCAGATTATAAGTTGGTTAAAGGTTCCTAGACAGTTAAGCTGGGGATTGGACGGACGTGTGTGGATCGATAAATAA
- a CDS encoding TonB-dependent receptor plug domain-containing protein, translating into MSSTQDQVEEVVVRGYVARKKETSTGSSYSLGEKDLRDVPVANLEQLMQGKVPGLNVQVNTGAPGFRGSTQIRGLSTLTTTGSGSESILMPTSPLYVIDGVPMDADRAAEFGLQQQGPGISPLSLIPPEDVQSIEILKDAQGYFALRISRCIRGNYYYYETR; encoded by the coding sequence ATGAGTTCCACCCAAGATCAAGTGGAAGAAGTCGTAGTGCGTGGATATGTGGCACGCAAAAAAGAAACTTCTACCGGATCCTCCTATTCACTTGGAGAAAAAGACTTGCGTGATGTGCCAGTGGCAAACCTTGAACAATTGATGCAAGGAAAAGTCCCAGGATTGAACGTTCAAGTTAACACAGGAGCGCCTGGATTTAGAGGATCAACTCAGATCCGTGGTCTCTCTACCTTGACCACTACAGGGTCAGGTAGCGAATCAATCCTAATGCCGACTTCACCTTTATATGTGATTGATGGAGTACCTATGGATGCAGATAGAGCTGCGGAATTTGGTCTGCAGCAACAAGGACCAGGAATTAGCCCTCTCTCTTTAATCCCACCTGAAGATGTGCAAAGTATAGAAATCTTAAAAGATGCTCAGGGCTACTTCGCTTTACGGATCTCAAGGTGCATACGGGGTAATTATTATTACTACGAAACGCGGTAA
- a CDS encoding delta-60 repeat domain-containing protein: MKIKGNIKPTNRIVRTFRNGEYDASFRAGNGVQGWLSSIIQIQNFYYIAGGFSGYDQRTDNISNITRLYINGQIDTMAVKPFRPPHLPDTIRYYPKFNGGFNNAIRDIYEHNGKILAIGDFRFHINRIYGKPNFMETRDSIILDSTEIRSVAMLNLDGTLDKSFRFTAGKALAGANGTVNAYYHKTGTQKGKTVIFGKFTRFDDSPAGYIVRLNADGTVDKTFNVGSGASYTVKSVSYNEKLGKYLVTGEFKTFNNVTSANIIMLNINGSVDSNFKVKSFGDNVNLSYGLLMDDGLIAVSGIFNSYNNISRSNFMILDSAGDLVKGMNNTGLVNGYITNIIETQSDDGKRALLLLGDFTKFDNVDARGITRITIE, translated from the coding sequence ATGAAAATAAAAGGTAATATCAAACCCACCAACAGAATTGTAAGAACTTTCAGAAATGGTGAATATGACGCTTCATTTAGAGCTGGAAATGGTGTACAGGGTTGGTTAAGCTCAATTATACAAATTCAGAATTTTTACTATATTGCTGGCGGATTCTCTGGTTATGATCAGAGAACAGATAATATTTCCAATATCACTAGACTATATATTAATGGTCAAATTGATACAATGGCTGTAAAACCATTTAGACCCCCTCACCTTCCTGATACTATAAGATATTATCCAAAATTTAATGGTGGATTTAACAACGCCATAAGAGATATATATGAACATAATGGAAAAATTTTAGCAATTGGAGATTTCAGATTCCATATTAACAGAATTTATGGAAAACCTAATTTTATGGAAACTAGAGATTCTATTATTCTAGATAGTACAGAAATTAGGTCTGTAGCAATGTTAAACCTTGATGGAACATTAGATAAATCCTTTAGGTTTACTGCAGGAAAAGCCTTGGCAGGTGCTAATGGAACAGTTAATGCCTATTACCATAAAACTGGAACCCAAAAAGGGAAAACAGTAATATTTGGGAAATTTACACGATTTGATGATTCCCCCGCAGGATATATAGTCAGACTAAATGCAGACGGAACTGTAGATAAAACTTTTAATGTCGGAAGTGGTGCTAGTTATACAGTTAAAAGCGTCTCCTATAATGAAAAATTAGGAAAATATTTGGTTACTGGGGAATTTAAAACTTTCAATAATGTAACATCAGCAAATATAATCATGTTAAACATCAATGGCTCTGTCGACAGCAACTTTAAAGTGAAATCTTTCGGAGATAATGTGAATTTAAGCTACGGGTTATTGATGGATGATGGTCTTATTGCTGTTTCAGGAATTTTCAACTCATACAATAATATCTCTAGATCCAATTTTATGATTCTGGATTCTGCAGGAGATCTTGTAAAAGGAATGAATAATACTGGTTTAGTCAATGGATACATCACAAATATAATCGAAACACAATCTGACGATGGAAAAAGAGCTTTATTACTGTTAGGCGATTTTACTAAGTTTGATAATGTCGATGCCAGGGGAATTACCAGAATAACAATTGAATAA
- the nusB gene encoding transcription antitermination factor NusB, whose protein sequence is MADLTPSWIEDKDFIIDLLKLTIKYGDEYQDLIAAKTKNWESDRIALVDNLLMRMAITELINFPTIPVKVTINEYIELSKSFSTLKSSTFINGILDKILADLTSQRRIKKEGRGLIA, encoded by the coding sequence TTGGCGGATCTTACCCCTAGCTGGATTGAAGACAAGGATTTCATTATCGATCTTTTAAAGTTAACGATCAAGTATGGTGATGAATACCAAGATTTGATTGCTGCTAAAACCAAGAACTGGGAATCAGACCGTATTGCTTTGGTGGATAACTTATTGATGAGAATGGCAATCACTGAATTGATTAATTTCCCTACAATCCCTGTAAAGGTTACGATTAACGAATATATCGAGCTTTCTAAGTCTTTCAGTACACTAAAAAGTAGTACCTTTATAAATGGTATCTTAGATAAGATTCTTGCCGACCTTACTTCACAAAGGAGAATCAAGAAAGAGGGTCGAGGATTGATCGCTTAA
- a CDS encoding RagB/SusD family nutrient uptake outer membrane protein: MECKFDPGNKQKYYTEAVNLGKQLIDSKQHKLVAPFTDQNWAIVTKGRSEESLFEFYKSINYGDNVEALAPFWDHFLRWPYKFPRFTNQLSHCYFISTYMNQIFPESDADKRREMWFEDITSDNGQFVLRKFGTNVYASGNEDKNPDNTFSIFRYADAILLYAEACAELGRDQEATTAVNMVRDRAQASRYNGGGVQTLKTLSFWKEKEN; the protein is encoded by the coding sequence GTGGAATGCAAGTTTGATCCTGGAAACAAGCAGAAATATTATACTGAAGCAGTAAATCTTGGAAAACAATTGATTGACAGCAAACAGCATAAATTAGTTGCTCCCTTTACAGATCAAAATTGGGCTATAGTTACCAAAGGAAGAAGTGAAGAATCATTGTTTGAATTCTATAAAAGTATTAATTATGGTGATAATGTAGAAGCTTTGGCTCCTTTTTGGGATCACTTTCTACGCTGGCCATATAAATTCCCTAGGTTCACCAACCAATTGAGCCACTGTTATTTTATCTCTACCTATATGAACCAAATATTCCCAGAGAGTGATGCTGATAAAAGAAGGGAAATGTGGTTCGAAGATATTACCTCCGACAACGGACAATTTGTTTTGAGAAAATTCGGAACAAATGTGTATGCCTCTGGAAATGAAGATAAAAACCCCGACAATACGTTCAGCATTTTTAGGTATGCTGATGCCATCTTATTATATGCAGAAGCCTGTGCAGAGTTGGGAAGAGATCAAGAAGCTACCACAGCAGTAAATATGGTAAGGGATAGAGCACAAGCCAGCAGATATAATGGTGGCGGGGTGCAGACCTTAAAAACTTTATCTTTTTGGAAAGAGAAAGAGAATTGA